The following coding sequences are from one Mycobacteriales bacterium window:
- a CDS encoding metalloregulator ArsR/SmtB family transcription factor, whose protein sequence is MLAALGDPSRQAILDQLADRPYAVGELAATLPLSRPAVSQHLKVLKDVGLVVDHRAGTRRLYQVDPAGLAVLRAHLDQFWQRSLVAFKDYTDEAKDEET, encoded by the coding sequence ATGCTGGCGGCACTCGGCGACCCGTCGAGACAGGCCATCCTCGATCAGCTGGCCGACCGCCCGTACGCCGTCGGGGAACTCGCTGCGACGTTGCCGCTGAGCCGGCCTGCGGTCTCGCAGCACCTGAAGGTCCTCAAGGACGTCGGCCTCGTGGTGGATCACAGGGCGGGCACGCGACGCCTGTACCAGGTCGATCCGGCCGGCCTCGCCGTTCTGCGCGCGCACCTCGACCAGTTCTGGCAGCGATCTCTCGTGGCGTTCAAGGACTACACCGACGAAGCGAAGGACGAAGAGACATGA
- a CDS encoding sugar ABC transporter substrate-binding protein: MTQHKPTTSDRQSEWAQPSRRKVLASIPAALLMGAAACSKSSSSSSIASEKKQSGPVTLTYGLWDDTQMPAMKKIIAEFEKANPKITIRTAVTPWDSYWTKLQTAATGGSAPDVFWMTLAYAQLYESNGVLMPLTKPVASAKIDMSQYDPAIVKGYTWGNDIYALPKDIDSIALWYNKKLFAEANLKAPDNSWGWSDVLAAAQRLTKGDVHGIAATLSDQQTYYNTIPQAGGQVISDDGRKSGYDSPAAIAGLEFWTDMINKYHVSPSLQQMTDTDPQQMFGAGKIGMYYGGSWESVALKAIPYALKNVDVVPIPQGKTRKTVSNGLGNVIFAKTKYPREAWAFVQFLGSKRAAEIQAESGAVIPATKGTESAWVKSTPQFNLQTFVDELQYNYGFPVSINTPAWRDYATQHFTDAWTGKKPTADVARAIAKQMNSSLAKEPKRPS, translated from the coding sequence ATGACGCAGCACAAACCCACAACGTCAGACCGGCAATCGGAATGGGCGCAGCCATCGCGCCGGAAGGTCCTTGCCTCGATACCGGCCGCGCTGCTCATGGGGGCGGCGGCCTGCAGCAAGTCCTCGTCCTCGTCGTCCATCGCGAGCGAGAAGAAGCAGAGCGGTCCGGTCACGTTGACCTACGGCCTGTGGGACGACACGCAGATGCCGGCCATGAAGAAGATCATCGCCGAGTTCGAGAAGGCCAACCCTAAAATCACCATCCGCACCGCGGTGACGCCGTGGGACTCCTACTGGACCAAGCTGCAGACGGCGGCGACCGGTGGCAGCGCGCCGGACGTGTTCTGGATGACCCTTGCCTACGCTCAGCTCTACGAGTCGAACGGCGTGCTCATGCCGCTGACGAAGCCGGTGGCATCGGCCAAGATCGACATGTCGCAGTACGACCCGGCGATCGTCAAGGGCTACACGTGGGGCAACGACATCTACGCGCTGCCGAAGGACATCGACAGCATCGCCCTCTGGTACAACAAGAAGCTCTTCGCCGAGGCGAACCTGAAGGCGCCGGACAACTCCTGGGGATGGTCCGATGTCCTCGCCGCCGCCCAGCGGCTGACGAAGGGTGACGTGCACGGGATCGCCGCCACCCTGTCCGATCAGCAGACCTACTACAACACGATCCCGCAGGCCGGCGGCCAGGTCATCTCCGACGACGGCCGCAAGTCCGGCTACGACTCGCCCGCCGCCATCGCCGGCCTCGAGTTCTGGACCGACATGATCAACAAGTACCACGTGTCGCCGTCGCTGCAGCAGATGACGGACACCGACCCGCAGCAGATGTTCGGCGCGGGGAAGATCGGCATGTACTACGGCGGCTCCTGGGAATCGGTCGCGTTGAAGGCCATCCCGTACGCGTTGAAGAACGTGGATGTCGTACCGATCCCGCAGGGAAAGACGCGAAAGACCGTGAGCAACGGCCTGGGGAACGTCATCTTCGCGAAGACCAAGTATCCCCGGGAGGCCTGGGCATTCGTACAGTTCCTCGGTTCCAAGCGGGCCGCGGAGATCCAGGCCGAGAGCGGAGCGGTCATTCCGGCCACCAAGGGCACGGAGAGTGCCTGGGTCAAGTCCACCCCGCAGTTCAACCTGCAGACGTTCGTGGACGAGCTCCAGTACAACTACGGGTTCCCGGTGTCGATCAACACCCCGGCGTGGCGCGACTATGCGACGCAACACTTCACGGATGCATGGACGGGGAAGAAGCCCACGGCCGATGTCGCCCGCGCCATCGCCAAGCAGATGAACTCGTCGTTGGCGAAGGAACCCAAGCGCCCTAGCTGA
- a CDS encoding glycosyltransferase family 4 protein encodes MHVSDCYLPRLGGIERQVHDLAVRQRRRGHEVQIVTCVADGQPEPVDGLPVRRPRPRSGEYAGTIRYGWSVRGRRAVLDGAFDVVHVHASTMSPLAFSTAAATANRGIPTVLTAHSLWAYASPLFRCADLAMGWRRWPLTWSAVSAVAAGPLQRVLGPEVPVAILPNGAEAPPRRTPPVPRDPGRIVVANVGRLARRKRPRQLLRMLRRARLAIPAQIRLEAVIAGDGPLAPSLARYLEHHGMTDWVHLVGAADHDQIRAMHELADFYVAPATLESFGIAALEARCAGLPVIAHAGTGIAEFITDGVEGLLAADDNDMVDRIVDLARTPAKLARMRHHNASTPARITWDDVLQQSETLYEGALDSTPTRARSLR; translated from the coding sequence GTGCATGTCAGTGACTGTTACCTGCCGCGGCTCGGCGGGATAGAACGCCAGGTCCACGATCTGGCCGTTCGTCAGCGACGGCGCGGCCACGAGGTGCAGATCGTGACCTGCGTCGCCGACGGACAGCCCGAACCCGTCGACGGGCTGCCGGTCCGGCGTCCCCGGCCGCGGTCCGGTGAGTACGCCGGAACGATCCGTTACGGCTGGTCGGTTCGCGGCCGCCGCGCCGTACTCGACGGGGCCTTCGACGTGGTGCATGTGCACGCCTCAACGATGTCGCCACTGGCCTTCTCGACCGCCGCGGCCACGGCCAACCGCGGCATTCCGACGGTGCTCACCGCGCATTCGCTGTGGGCCTACGCCTCGCCGCTCTTCCGGTGCGCAGATCTCGCTATGGGGTGGCGCCGCTGGCCGCTGACATGGTCGGCGGTGAGTGCGGTGGCCGCCGGACCGCTGCAGCGGGTCCTCGGACCCGAAGTCCCGGTCGCGATCCTGCCCAACGGGGCCGAGGCACCGCCGCGGAGAACGCCACCGGTCCCGCGAGACCCGGGCCGGATCGTGGTCGCGAACGTCGGTCGCCTGGCACGACGCAAGAGACCCCGGCAGCTGCTGCGGATGCTGCGCCGGGCCCGCCTCGCCATACCGGCACAGATCCGCCTGGAGGCCGTGATCGCGGGGGACGGCCCGTTGGCGCCGTCACTTGCGCGCTACCTCGAGCACCACGGGATGACCGACTGGGTGCATCTGGTCGGCGCGGCCGACCACGACCAGATCCGAGCGATGCACGAGCTTGCCGACTTCTACGTCGCCCCGGCCACTCTCGAGTCGTTCGGAATCGCCGCGCTCGAGGCGCGGTGCGCCGGCCTCCCGGTGATAGCCCACGCCGGCACCGGGATCGCGGAGTTCATCACCGACGGTGTGGAGGGCCTGCTCGCCGCGGACGACAACGACATGGTCGACCGCATCGTGGACCTGGCGAGGACGCCGGCGAAACTTGCCCGGATGCGTCACCACAATGCGAGTACGCCGGCGCGGATCACGTGGGACGACGTACTCCAACAAAGTGAGACGCTCTACGAAGGCGCTCTCGACAGCACGCCGACCCGTGCCCGGTCTCTCAGGTGA
- a CDS encoding sugar ABC transporter permease, producing the protein MVAVTETPERQQTRRSVRRRGSARKRIEARWAWILIAPSLIGLGVFSIWPIFRTLYYSFTLWGPFGGHTWNGLSNYKTLFSDSEVLRSLRNTIVFAALSLLSVPIGIVVSALLNRQGLKGLSIYRTIYFIPVITLPAAVALMWRFVYNGDYGPINQVLGAVGINGPHWTSDPSTALYSVAVVAIWSSIGYNMVLFLAGMQTIPRQFYEAAEIDGAGRIRQFFQITLPLLSPTIFFVTVISVINALQAFDLIYVMIGKNNPALADSETIVYLFYEKGFIQSNGGYAAAIAFLLLGIIIVFTAGQFWLQRRWVHYD; encoded by the coding sequence ATGGTTGCAGTCACCGAGACCCCAGAGCGACAACAGACTCGGCGCAGTGTGCGCCGGCGCGGGTCGGCACGAAAAAGGATCGAGGCCCGCTGGGCGTGGATCCTCATCGCTCCGAGTCTGATCGGGCTGGGTGTCTTCTCGATCTGGCCGATCTTCCGGACGCTCTACTACTCCTTCACGCTGTGGGGACCGTTCGGTGGGCACACGTGGAACGGGTTGTCGAACTACAAGACCCTCTTCTCCGACTCCGAGGTGCTCAGATCGCTTCGGAACACCATCGTTTTCGCGGCTCTCTCGCTGCTGAGCGTGCCCATCGGCATCGTCGTTTCCGCGCTGCTCAACAGACAGGGGCTCAAGGGTCTTTCTATATATCGGACGATCTACTTCATCCCGGTGATCACGCTGCCCGCCGCGGTGGCGCTGATGTGGAGGTTCGTCTACAACGGCGACTACGGGCCGATCAACCAGGTGCTCGGCGCGGTCGGGATCAACGGCCCACACTGGACCTCGGACCCGTCGACGGCGCTCTATTCCGTCGCGGTCGTCGCGATCTGGTCATCGATCGGTTACAACATGGTCCTGTTCCTGGCCGGCATGCAGACGATCCCGCGGCAGTTCTACGAGGCTGCGGAGATCGATGGAGCGGGGCGGATCCGTCAGTTCTTCCAGATCACCCTTCCGTTGCTCAGTCCGACGATCTTCTTCGTCACGGTCATCAGCGTCATCAACGCACTGCAGGCTTTCGACCTGATCTACGTCATGATCGGAAAGAACAATCCGGCGTTGGCCGATAGCGAAACGATCGTCTACCTCTTCTACGAGAAGGGGTTCATCCAATCCAACGGTGGCTACGCGGCGGCGATCGCCTTCCTGCTCCTCGGCATCATCATCGTTTTCACGGCAGGGCAGTTCTGGTTGCAGAGGAGATGGGTGCACTATGACTAG
- a CDS encoding YciI family protein: MKYVVLYESAPDVHLTAPPHFPAHKARLDEFHERGDLLMVGTFADPQTEGAMSIFRTRESAEAFAAGDPFVVHGVVRNVDIRDWNEILTD; encoded by the coding sequence ATGAAGTACGTCGTGCTTTACGAGTCCGCACCCGATGTGCATCTCACGGCGCCGCCACATTTCCCGGCACACAAGGCTCGGCTCGACGAGTTCCACGAGCGCGGCGATCTGCTGATGGTCGGCACTTTCGCCGACCCCCAGACAGAGGGTGCGATGTCAATCTTCCGTACCCGCGAGAGCGCCGAAGCGTTCGCCGCCGGCGATCCGTTCGTCGTCCACGGCGTCGTACGCAACGTCGACATCAGGGACTGGAACGAGATCCTGACCGACTGA
- a CDS encoding SIS domain-containing protein, with protein sequence MTVLRSHVEEELASQPDCWARAADAASGYADVLPAAGERVAVIGCGTSLHVAAAYAAAREEAGAGLTDAFPASEARLDRGYDVILALSRSGTTTEVIDSLSGAPAGARRLTITADERAPLGAHTNDQIVLDYADEHAVVQTRFATTSLALLVTSLGIDIGLAVKQARDLLGEEVDNSLVDRPHYVFLGRGWTVGVAAEAALKVREAAAAWSETYPAMEYRHGPLSAATDRSVVWFIGEPPAGLITDISISGATIVADTLEPLADLVRAQRIAVATARARGLDPDRPRYLSRSVVLEPGQH encoded by the coding sequence ATGACGGTCCTGAGATCGCACGTCGAGGAGGAGCTGGCGTCTCAACCGGACTGCTGGGCGCGTGCCGCTGATGCGGCCTCGGGTTACGCCGACGTCCTTCCGGCGGCCGGCGAGCGGGTGGCGGTCATCGGTTGTGGCACGTCGCTACACGTCGCCGCCGCCTACGCGGCCGCTCGCGAAGAGGCCGGTGCCGGCCTGACGGACGCATTTCCCGCATCCGAGGCTCGGCTCGATCGCGGTTACGACGTCATCCTGGCGTTGAGTCGGTCCGGCACCACGACCGAGGTGATCGACTCGTTGTCCGGCGCTCCCGCGGGAGCCCGGCGCCTGACCATCACCGCAGACGAGCGGGCGCCTCTTGGCGCACACACCAATGACCAGATTGTGCTCGACTACGCCGACGAGCACGCCGTCGTCCAGACCCGATTCGCCACGACGTCGTTGGCACTGCTCGTGACCAGCCTCGGGATCGACATCGGGCTCGCCGTCAAGCAGGCCCGCGACCTGCTCGGCGAGGAGGTGGACAACTCGCTCGTCGATCGCCCGCACTACGTGTTCCTCGGGCGCGGCTGGACTGTCGGCGTCGCCGCGGAAGCGGCGTTGAAGGTGCGCGAGGCGGCGGCCGCCTGGAGTGAGACCTACCCCGCAATGGAATACCGGCATGGACCTCTGTCGGCGGCCACCGACCGCAGTGTCGTCTGGTTCATCGGAGAGCCACCGGCCGGGCTCATCACCGACATCTCGATCTCCGGCGCCACCATCGTCGCCGACACGCTGGAACCACTGGCGGACCTGGTCCGCGCTCAACGGATCGCCGTAGCAACTGCCCGTGCACGCGGCCTCGATCCCGACCGACCGCGCTATCTGTCGCGATCGGTCGTCCTGGAACCGGGCCAACACTAA
- a CDS encoding FUSC family protein, translating into MSILTWVRARDPGLSALRRSVRAAIVAPGLFAIADLLMHNPNTAVFAAFGSLAMLLFVDFGGSVRERVQAHLALVLTGVVLICVGTLCAQETWVAAAGMLVVAFAALFVGIISSVLASATTAIIISFILPVMLGGSIDAIPDRILGWLMAGAASLIAITLLWPTPTREPLRRPTAEACASLARRLRAEADCVRESWASDRLAAVTALVEEAEDKVAALRTSFFGTPYRPTGLSTAARALVRLVDQVVWLDSVLARMPLDQHPGPTDALICDVKVAAAALLESGAELLESPGGEPGDLESPLHRLQEARHTMEQAVIAMLPVHRTGHPADGTVTEFVSSLEPSFRAQEMSFATSAIAGNIELTVAARRRSWRDHLLGRRPEEVSAALSTAQRRAGAQVDRHSVWLHNSVRGAIGLSLAVLVGELTGVQHSFWVVFGTLAVLRSNALNTGQNALRALLGTVVGIIIGGAIVFAIGSNTTVLWALLPFAVAFTGFAPAAISFTAGQTGFTMTLLILFNIIQPAGWSIGLVRVEDVAIGCAVSLVVGVLFWPRGAGSVLGQALAAGFSDGVSYLRSTIEYGVTRCDAVVPSSAVPDGESRRAAAAARRLDDAFREFLAERGTKHIAMADVTTLVTSVAVLRLTADAIRDLWEGDDGAPTGDRAAARVEIVDAGAVLVQWYQSTARALAGGGRLPDQLGHDATADQRLIDAVRRDLNGEDGRGTATAVKMIWTGDHIDAARRLQADVLPAARAVALMQQSPRAWLTD; encoded by the coding sequence GTGAGCATCCTCACGTGGGTCCGGGCGCGCGACCCGGGCCTGTCGGCTCTCCGGCGCTCCGTCCGCGCCGCGATCGTCGCGCCCGGACTCTTCGCGATCGCCGACCTGCTCATGCACAACCCGAACACTGCGGTCTTCGCTGCGTTCGGGTCCCTCGCGATGCTGTTGTTCGTCGACTTCGGCGGCTCGGTGCGGGAACGGGTCCAAGCACATCTGGCGCTCGTGCTGACCGGAGTGGTGCTGATCTGCGTGGGCACGCTGTGCGCACAGGAGACGTGGGTCGCGGCCGCCGGGATGCTCGTGGTCGCCTTCGCCGCGCTCTTCGTCGGCATCATCAGCTCGGTGCTGGCGAGCGCGACGACGGCGATCATCATCAGCTTCATCCTCCCGGTCATGTTGGGTGGCTCGATCGATGCCATCCCGGACCGGATCCTCGGCTGGCTGATGGCCGGCGCGGCCTCCCTCATCGCGATCACCCTGCTGTGGCCGACGCCGACCCGTGAACCGCTGCGGCGGCCGACGGCGGAGGCGTGCGCGTCGCTGGCCCGACGACTGCGGGCCGAAGCGGACTGCGTGCGAGAGAGCTGGGCGTCCGACCGGCTGGCGGCCGTCACCGCGCTCGTCGAGGAGGCGGAGGACAAGGTCGCGGCGCTCCGAACCTCGTTCTTCGGCACCCCCTACCGCCCGACCGGGCTCAGCACCGCGGCGCGCGCGCTGGTCCGGCTCGTCGACCAGGTGGTGTGGCTGGATTCCGTGCTCGCCCGGATGCCGCTGGACCAGCACCCCGGGCCGACCGACGCGTTGATCTGCGACGTCAAGGTCGCCGCCGCCGCGCTGCTCGAGTCCGGTGCCGAGCTGCTGGAGTCACCGGGCGGTGAGCCGGGCGATCTCGAGTCCCCCCTGCACCGGCTGCAGGAGGCGCGGCACACGATGGAGCAGGCGGTCATCGCCATGCTCCCGGTGCACCGCACAGGGCATCCGGCGGACGGAACTGTCACCGAGTTCGTCAGCTCGCTGGAGCCGAGTTTCCGGGCCCAGGAGATGAGCTTCGCGACCTCGGCGATCGCCGGGAACATCGAACTGACCGTCGCCGCCCGGCGGCGTAGCTGGCGGGACCACCTCCTGGGCCGTCGTCCCGAAGAGGTGTCCGCAGCGCTGTCCACGGCACAGCGGCGGGCCGGTGCCCAGGTCGATCGACACTCGGTGTGGCTGCACAACAGTGTCCGCGGTGCCATCGGGCTCAGCCTCGCCGTACTCGTAGGCGAGCTGACCGGCGTCCAACACTCCTTCTGGGTGGTCTTCGGCACCCTCGCCGTACTTCGCTCCAACGCCCTGAACACAGGTCAGAACGCATTACGCGCGCTGCTGGGAACCGTCGTCGGCATCATCATCGGCGGCGCTATCGTGTTCGCGATCGGGAGCAACACAACGGTGTTGTGGGCGCTGCTTCCCTTCGCCGTCGCCTTCACCGGGTTCGCACCCGCAGCCATCTCGTTCACCGCGGGCCAGACCGGCTTCACCATGACCCTGCTGATCCTCTTCAACATCATCCAGCCGGCGGGCTGGTCGATCGGGCTGGTGCGGGTCGAGGACGTGGCGATCGGCTGCGCCGTCAGCCTCGTGGTCGGGGTGCTCTTCTGGCCGCGCGGCGCGGGATCGGTGCTCGGACAGGCTCTGGCGGCCGGCTTCTCCGACGGCGTGAGCTACCTGCGCAGCACCATCGAGTACGGCGTCACCCGATGCGATGCGGTCGTCCCCTCCTCCGCCGTTCCGGACGGGGAGAGCCGGCGGGCGGCCGCCGCAGCGCGTCGGCTCGACGATGCCTTCCGCGAATTCCTCGCCGAGCGCGGCACCAAGCACATCGCCATGGCCGACGTCACCACCCTGGTCACCTCCGTCGCCGTACTCCGGCTCACCGCCGACGCGATCCGCGACCTGTGGGAGGGCGACGACGGCGCGCCGACCGGTGACCGGGCGGCGGCGCGGGTCGAGATCGTCGACGCCGGAGCGGTGCTCGTGCAGTGGTACCAGTCGACCGCGCGGGCGCTGGCCGGCGGCGGTCGTCTGCCCGACCAACTCGGTCACGACGCGACCGCCGACCAGCGGTTGATCGATGCCGTCCGGCGCGATCTCAACGGCGAGGACGGCCGGGGAACGGCGACAGCAGTCAAGATGATCTGGACGGGCGACCACATCGACGCGGCCCGGCGCCTGCAGGCCGACGTACTCCCGGCCGCCCGGGCGGTTGCCCTGATGCAGCAATCACCCCGGGCGTGGCTGACCGACTAG
- a CDS encoding SRPBCC family protein, which produces MIDSTGAVRQQIVVGVDPARAFDLFTTHMTEWWPSDHHIGSAPIEQIIIEPREGGRWYTRHTDGTETSTGYVASWDPPARLIITWQISAEWSFDTALITTIELTFTAQDDQHTLVELAHRDFDNYGPDADRMRKMFDGPDAWTATLAAFAARTGVPA; this is translated from the coding sequence ATGATCGATTCCACCGGTGCCGTCCGGCAGCAGATCGTCGTCGGCGTCGACCCGGCGCGGGCGTTCGACCTCTTCACCACGCACATGACCGAGTGGTGGCCGAGCGACCATCACATCGGAAGCGCACCGATCGAGCAGATCATCATCGAGCCGCGCGAGGGTGGTCGCTGGTACACCCGCCACACCGACGGCACGGAGACGTCCACGGGCTACGTGGCGTCGTGGGATCCGCCCGCACGCCTGATCATCACATGGCAGATCTCCGCGGAATGGTCTTTCGACACAGCCCTGATCACCACCATCGAGCTCACCTTCACCGCCCAGGACGACCAGCACACACTCGTCGAGCTCGCCCACCGCGACTTCGACAACTACGGGCCCGACGCCGACCGGATGCGCAAGATGTTCGACGGCCCCGACGCGTGGACCGCCACGCTGGCCGCCTTCGCCGCACGTACGGGCGTGCCGGCATGA
- a CDS encoding DUF1345 domain-containing protein, with the protein MTSEDRSTDARPARTRITVGVVVGLAVAVIAGTLGSWVYAPALGWICGAIVYLTWTWAVVSGMDPAQTANHATREDPPKRETQLLIIGASIASLAGVGYLLVRASSSTGAAQAVAAALGVMSVAVSWVVVHTLFTLRYALLYYTDDNHGVNFKQTSPPRYSDFAYLAFTVGMTFQVSDTDITSHTIRATALRHALLSYLFGSLILAATVNLVASLASSSH; encoded by the coding sequence GTGACTTCCGAGGATCGCAGCACTGATGCGAGGCCGGCGCGAACCCGGATCACCGTGGGCGTCGTCGTCGGCCTCGCCGTCGCCGTCATTGCGGGGACGCTGGGAAGTTGGGTCTACGCACCGGCGCTCGGGTGGATCTGCGGCGCGATCGTCTATCTCACCTGGACCTGGGCCGTCGTCTCGGGCATGGACCCGGCCCAGACGGCCAACCATGCGACCCGGGAGGATCCGCCGAAGCGGGAAACGCAGCTGCTGATCATCGGCGCCAGCATCGCCAGCCTGGCCGGCGTGGGCTATCTGCTGGTGCGCGCGAGCTCGTCCACGGGTGCCGCGCAGGCCGTCGCTGCGGCGCTCGGCGTCATGAGCGTCGCCGTGTCCTGGGTCGTGGTGCACACCCTGTTCACCCTCCGCTATGCGCTGCTCTATTACACCGACGACAACCACGGCGTGAACTTCAAGCAGACCTCGCCGCCCCGATACAGCGACTTCGCCTACCTGGCTTTCACCGTCGGAATGACCTTCCAGGTGTCCGACACCGACATCACCAGCCACACCATCCGGGCGACCGCGCTGCGCCACGCGTTGCTGTCGTACCTGTTCGGATCACTGATCCTCGCCGCGACCGTCAACCTGGTCGCGAGTCTGGCCAGCAGTTCCCACTGA
- a CDS encoding DedA family protein, producing the protein MLAAQTYAVNLLDPHSLLSSFGTLGIFVILFAETGLLVGIFLPGDSLLFTAGLLCTTKVHSTLHLSLPAVLVAAVAGALLGAQVGYQIGRSGGPLLTERGRGARVATAVARAREVFDRYGQAKAIVLARFIPFVRTVMNPLAGMMRVPVRTFVIWQVVGGLLWSVGVTVAGYALGSRIPSIDKYLLPIIALIVIISLIPVALEVRRARAERTSR; encoded by the coding sequence GTGTTGGCGGCACAAACCTATGCGGTCAACCTGCTCGATCCGCACAGCCTGCTGTCCAGCTTCGGCACGCTCGGGATCTTCGTGATCCTCTTCGCCGAGACCGGCCTGCTGGTCGGGATCTTCCTGCCAGGTGACTCGCTGCTCTTCACCGCGGGCCTGCTCTGCACCACGAAAGTCCACAGCACCCTGCACCTCTCGCTCCCGGCCGTGCTGGTCGCGGCCGTGGCCGGAGCACTGCTCGGCGCGCAGGTCGGGTATCAGATCGGGCGCAGCGGCGGCCCGTTACTGACCGAGCGGGGCAGAGGTGCCCGCGTCGCCACCGCCGTCGCGCGGGCGCGAGAGGTCTTCGACCGGTACGGGCAGGCGAAAGCCATCGTGCTGGCCCGGTTCATCCCGTTCGTGCGCACGGTCATGAACCCGCTCGCCGGCATGATGCGCGTGCCGGTGCGCACCTTCGTCATCTGGCAGGTCGTCGGCGGCCTGCTCTGGTCGGTCGGCGTGACGGTGGCCGGCTACGCCCTCGGCTCACGGATCCCGAGCATCGACAAGTACCTACTGCCGATCATCGCGCTGATCGTCATCATCTCGCTGATCCCGGTGGCGCTCGAAGTCCGTCGGGCACGGGCTGAGCGGACCAGCAGGTGA
- a CDS encoding SDR family oxidoreductase, with translation MRIVVFGANGSTGRLLTEQALAARHDVTAVTRRPADFPLTHDRLTVVEADVHDPPAVERAVEAADVVLSTVGVPFTRKPITVYSDGTANIVAAMSRHGVKRLAVVSSSATDPHHHADGGFLLNRVMQPLITATIGKSTYADMRRMEELVRASDLEWTIMRPSGLFDAPAVTTYALHEDQAPGVFTSRADLAASLLDQATEMRFLRKAVAVTTSEGAPTLFQMMRREAFKAG, from the coding sequence ATGAGGATTGTCGTCTTCGGAGCCAATGGCTCCACCGGTCGACTGCTCACCGAGCAGGCGCTGGCCGCCCGGCATGACGTCACGGCAGTGACCCGCCGACCGGCCGACTTCCCACTCACGCACGATCGGCTCACCGTCGTCGAAGCCGACGTGCACGACCCGCCGGCGGTCGAGCGTGCAGTAGAAGCGGCCGATGTCGTCCTGTCGACGGTCGGCGTTCCGTTCACCCGCAAGCCGATCACCGTCTACAGCGACGGCACGGCCAATATCGTCGCCGCGATGTCCCGACACGGGGTCAAGCGGCTGGCCGTGGTGAGCTCGAGCGCAACCGATCCACATCACCACGCCGACGGCGGCTTCCTGCTCAATCGGGTGATGCAGCCGCTGATCACCGCGACCATCGGAAAGTCGACGTACGCCGACATGCGCCGCATGGAGGAACTCGTCCGCGCCAGCGACCTCGAGTGGACCATCATGCGTCCGTCCGGGCTGTTCGATGCGCCCGCGGTGACGACCTACGCGCTGCACGAAGACCAGGCGCCCGGCGTCTTCACCAGCCGCGCCGACCTCGCCGCGAGCCTGCTCGACCAGGCGACCGAGATGCGGTTCTTGCGCAAGGCGGTCGCGGTGACGACCTCCGAGGGCGCCCCCACGCTGTTCCAGATGATGCGCCGCGAAGCCTTCAAGGCAGGATGA
- a CDS encoding undecaprenyl-diphosphate phosphatase, whose translation MTGQLSWLEAGVVGAVQGVSELFPVSSLGHSVLIPAWIGGTWAQDLDVSRPESPYLAFIVGLHVATAIALIIYFWRDWVRIIGGLVTSIVRREVVTADQRLAWLLVLATIPVGLVGLLAEHWFRTTLARPWPTAVFLMINGLILIGAEQLRRRSGSLDTQYVDERITGPISDQRIAKLPVGQAVLIGSAQILALAPGISRSGVTMVTGMVRGLTREDAARFSFLLATPVILAAGALKLGDLSGPLGNGIRGQVLFGSVLSGVGAYLSVRFLTRYLANRSLRPFGVYCLLVGAGSLLLFAIR comes from the coding sequence GTGACCGGCCAGCTGAGTTGGCTTGAAGCCGGCGTCGTCGGCGCCGTACAGGGCGTCTCCGAACTCTTTCCCGTCTCCAGTCTCGGGCACAGCGTGCTCATCCCCGCCTGGATCGGGGGAACGTGGGCCCAGGACCTCGACGTGTCGCGCCCGGAGTCGCCGTACCTCGCGTTCATCGTCGGACTGCACGTCGCCACCGCGATCGCGCTCATCATCTACTTCTGGCGCGACTGGGTGCGGATCATCGGCGGCCTGGTGACCAGCATCGTCCGGCGGGAGGTCGTCACCGCCGACCAGCGGCTGGCTTGGCTACTGGTACTGGCCACGATTCCGGTCGGTCTCGTCGGGCTGCTCGCCGAACACTGGTTCCGCACCACGTTGGCGAGACCCTGGCCGACGGCCGTCTTTCTCATGATCAACGGTCTGATCCTGATCGGCGCGGAGCAGCTGCGCCGCCGATCGGGGTCGCTGGACACGCAGTACGTCGACGAGCGGATCACCGGCCCGATTTCCGATCAGCGCATCGCGAAGCTGCCGGTCGGGCAGGCGGTGTTGATCGGGTCGGCGCAGATCTTGGCGCTGGCTCCGGGGATCTCCCGTTCCGGCGTCACCATGGTCACCGGCATGGTGCGCGGGCTGACCCGCGAAGACGCCGCGCGCTTCTCCTTCCTCCTCGCCACTCCGGTCATCCTGGCCGCGGGAGCACTGAAGCTCGGCGACCTGTCGGGTCCGTTGGGCAACGGCATCCGGGGACAGGTGCTCTTCGGGTCGGTCCTGTCCGGGGTCGGCGCCTACCTGTCGGTGCGCTTCCTCACCCGCTACCTGGCCAACCGCTCGCTGCGTCCCTTCGGCGTTTACTGCCTCCTGGTCGGCGCCGGGAGCCTGCTCTTGTTCGCGATCCGGTGA